A genomic stretch from Anaerococcus mediterraneensis includes:
- a CDS encoding phage baseplate protein has translation MQKLLVRLGDVKFDALVKENVDYDAELTSKEVEKGEDISDHMKTKPFTASLSGVMVEDADAKLEALKKYQKESELLTYIGKSSLESVVITSIQVEHTVENFNGYNLDIRIQEVRIASPETFKISVKNPQSGKQDSKTASRVKRPSDEGRKQVQSK, from the coding sequence ATGCAGAAGTTATTAGTTAGATTAGGGGATGTAAAATTTGATGCCCTAGTGAAGGAGAATGTCGACTATGATGCAGAGCTTACATCTAAGGAGGTAGAAAAAGGGGAAGATATTTCTGATCATATGAAAACCAAGCCCTTTACTGCCTCTTTATCTGGGGTTATGGTTGAGGATGCGGATGCTAAGCTTGAGGCTTTGAAGAAGTATCAAAAAGAGAGTGAACTTTTAACCTATATAGGCAAGTCAAGTCTTGAAAGTGTTGTAATTACAAGTATACAGGTCGAACATACTGTTGAAAATTTTAATGGGTACAATCTTGATATTAGGATTCAAGAGGTGAGGATTGCAAGCCCTGAGACCTTTAAGATATCGGTGAAAAATCCTCAAAGTGGTAAGCAGGACTCTAAGACAGCTAGTAGGGTAAAAAGGCCATCTGATGAGGGTAGAAAGCAGGTGCAAAGTAAATGA
- a CDS encoding phage baseplate plug protein: MRYINIEKEKIPYRFEVVLADETFQFEVFYNVVGDFFSINLYKNHELVVLGEKIVYGVDLFDNLKHLPVPKVIIRPFDTTGLAKRVTYENLNEDVFLYVLDS, translated from the coding sequence ATGAGGTATATAAATATCGAAAAAGAAAAAATTCCATATAGGTTCGAGGTTGTGCTTGCTGATGAGACCTTCCAATTTGAAGTCTTCTACAATGTTGTGGGGGACTTTTTTAGTATAAACTTATATAAAAATCATGAGCTGGTAGTTTTAGGTGAAAAGATTGTTTATGGGGTTGATCTATTTGATAATCTCAAGCACTTGCCAGTCCCTAAAGTGATTATAAGACCTTTTGATACTACTGGTCTTGCTAAGCGTGTGACCTATGAAAACTTAAACGAGGATGTGTTTCTTTATGTTCTGGATTCGTGA
- a CDS encoding phage tail protein has product MSERKELFYSLVTRTGQAQISNALALNKTIVFENFLIGDGGGAYYEPTEDMTSLKGEKWRGKIESMTVGESNPDEIIINAYIPSDVGGFFIREFGITDKEGNLLIVGKHPETHKPNPVDGASKDLMIRVVLKISNAEKVIIKIDPSVKLLTQADIDRHNTDPKAHGGLFDSHTKDRNIHVTKEQKDQWTEGARLTLDHVQNADIHVTLDDKTKWNDGSTKAGKNEVDIASLMAENADLKAQIEKLQQLLLTDIRENEISIAFDNLTGIKVSSGNYNADRKRVEV; this is encoded by the coding sequence ATGAGTGAGAGAAAGGAATTATTTTATAGTCTAGTGACTAGGACAGGGCAGGCTCAGATATCTAATGCCCTTGCCCTAAACAAGACTATAGTTTTTGAAAATTTTTTGATCGGTGATGGTGGGGGTGCCTACTATGAGCCGACTGAGGATATGACAAGCCTAAAGGGTGAGAAGTGGAGAGGAAAGATCGAGTCGATGACTGTCGGGGAAAGCAATCCTGATGAGATCATCATAAATGCCTATATACCAAGCGATGTAGGGGGCTTTTTTATCAGAGAATTTGGTATAACGGATAAGGAGGGCAACCTTTTAATCGTGGGTAAGCATCCTGAGACTCATAAGCCTAATCCTGTAGATGGGGCGAGTAAAGACCTCATGATAAGGGTAGTTCTTAAAATATCAAATGCTGAAAAAGTAATAATCAAGATCGATCCATCGGTTAAGCTTTTGACCCAGGCAGATATAGATAGGCATAATACCGACCCCAAGGCACACGGGGGGCTGTTTGATTCTCATACTAAGGATAGGAATATCCATGTGACCAAGGAGCAAAAAGACCAGTGGACTGAGGGGGCTAGGCTGACCCTTGACCATGTCCAAAATGCTGATATCCATGTGACTTTGGATGATAAGACAAAATGGAATGATGGTTCTACTAAGGCTGGGAAAAATGAGGTCGATATAGCTAGTCTTATGGCTGAAAATGCGGATCTTAAAGCCCAGATTGAGAAACTCCAGCAGTTGCTTCTTACTGATATAAGAGAAAATGAGATCAGTATAGCTTTTGATAATTTGACTGGGATCAAGGTTTCATCTGGGAACTATAACGCTGACAGAAAGAGGGTGGAAGTATGA
- a CDS encoding tyrosine-type recombinase/integrase, with product MAKRRKLPNGMGSIERVKYTPQGKLRVKQYRARLPKKKGRKDIGFFKTYNIAQDALINYQEPEPLVTFAQLFDKFTSTNEFIKLGKSTKNRYYSSYARFEEIHDIDIHEITYSDLQDVLDQMELEGYDKVVDGEIVHQDYSKSSIDRLKHLVSKIYTIAIKNQLIQLDLSKYLEVGGVGIRRKKEIFTKEEIERLYSSIPNNPNAMHVLNLIFTGFRTSEYLNLQTSKVRLEKNEIIDFGEKTEAGRQRKMFIHPKIKDIMVYLVSESKIGYVVEAKKQSGEIYQPSDTTFYKKIYYPSLEKAGVKKKIPYSCRYTFATIAHQSGVDDKALQKLMGHTDFSITANSYIQDLDDYIYQELQKISI from the coding sequence ATGGCAAAAAGAAGAAAGCTCCCCAATGGCATGGGAAGCATAGAGCGTGTAAAATACACACCTCAAGGCAAATTGAGAGTCAAACAGTATAGAGCCAGACTCCCAAAAAAGAAAGGCAGAAAAGACATAGGCTTCTTTAAAACCTATAACATAGCCCAAGATGCCCTCATAAACTACCAAGAACCAGAGCCTTTAGTCACATTTGCTCAACTCTTTGATAAGTTTACATCCACAAATGAATTTATCAAACTAGGCAAATCAACAAAAAATAGATACTACAGCTCATATGCTAGATTCGAAGAAATCCACGACATAGATATACACGAAATAACATACTCAGACCTCCAAGACGTCCTCGACCAAATGGAACTAGAAGGTTATGACAAAGTAGTAGATGGAGAAATCGTACATCAAGACTATTCTAAGTCATCCATCGATAGACTAAAACATCTGGTATCAAAAATCTACACAATAGCAATAAAAAACCAACTAATTCAACTAGATTTATCAAAATATCTGGAGGTAGGCGGTGTAGGAATAAGAAGAAAAAAAGAAATCTTCACAAAAGAAGAAATCGAAAGATTGTACTCATCAATCCCAAACAATCCAAACGCAATGCACGTCCTAAACCTAATTTTTACAGGCTTTAGGACAAGCGAATATTTAAACTTACAAACATCCAAGGTAAGGCTAGAAAAGAATGAAATAATCGACTTTGGAGAAAAAACCGAAGCGGGCAGACAAAGAAAAATGTTCATTCATCCAAAAATAAAAGACATCATGGTCTACCTGGTAAGTGAAAGTAAAATCGGATATGTAGTAGAAGCAAAAAAGCAAAGCGGAGAAATCTACCAGCCAAGCGACACAACCTTCTACAAAAAAATCTACTACCCATCACTAGAAAAAGCAGGTGTAAAAAAGAAAATCCCATACTCATGTAGATACACCTTCGCCACCATAGCCCACCAATCTGGAGTAGATGATAAAGCTTTACAAAAATTAATGGGACATACAGACTTTTCTATAACTGCAAATTCATATATCCAAGATCTGGATGATTATATCTATCAAGAACTTCAAAAAATATCAATATAA
- a CDS encoding Abi family protein: protein MINRKQPDKPFKTIEEQIEILDSRKLIIDNQAFAQAALFTYSYYDLINGYKEVFMIDDEFRPNTTIEDLYLFAKFDRSLQNILFQYSVIVETSFKTALAYVLSEKYGEFQEDYLNIKNFNQFNKKELDQLKSTLNDIRKAYTPSHNNWINEPTWHYVKTKNHVPAWILFKNISFDLSTKLYSHLKSKDKEDVCNIMLDLTISTEKQKEFLNNSLNIIRRFRNIIAHNLKFITYKDNTYKITKSNLENDTHEQLFLESKTSYNNAYSMIICLNSIVKDPSLKFEMNLSILQLIDRYRLINPKIIIDYFNITGIPHDYEERIKNILNNY, encoded by the coding sequence ATGATTAATAGAAAGCAACCCGACAAACCTTTTAAAACAATAGAAGAACAAATAGAAATCCTCGATAGTCGTAAATTAATTATTGATAATCAAGCTTTCGCCCAAGCAGCTTTATTCACATATTCTTACTATGACCTTATAAACGGTTATAAAGAAGTATTTATGATTGATGATGAGTTTAGGCCAAACACAACCATTGAAGATTTATATCTGTTTGCTAAATTTGACAGAAGTCTTCAAAACATTCTTTTTCAATATAGCGTCATCGTAGAAACTTCATTTAAAACAGCTTTAGCATACGTCTTATCAGAAAAATATGGAGAATTCCAAGAAGATTACTTAAATATAAAAAACTTTAACCAATTCAATAAAAAGGAATTAGATCAACTAAAATCAACATTAAATGATATTAGAAAAGCATATACTCCCTCACATAACAATTGGATTAATGAACCAACTTGGCATTATGTAAAAACAAAAAACCATGTTCCTGCATGGATATTATTTAAAAATATATCATTTGATTTATCAACAAAACTCTACAGCCATCTGAAATCTAAAGACAAAGAAGATGTTTGCAATATTATGTTAGACCTTACAATATCAACAGAAAAACAAAAAGAATTCCTTAATAACTCCCTGAACATTATTAGACGATTTAGAAATATAATCGCTCATAATCTCAAGTTTATAACTTATAAAGACAATACTTATAAGATCACTAAATCCAATCTAGAAAATGACACGCATGAACAATTATTCCTAGAATCGAAAACAAGCTACAATAATGCATATTCTATGATAATTTGTCTAAACTCAATAGTTAAAGATCCATCTCTTAAGTTTGAAATGAACCTTTCTATTCTTCAATTGATAGATAGGTATAGACTTATTAATCCTAAAATTATTATAGATTACTTTAACATTACAGGTATACCACATGATTACGAAGAAAGAATCAAAAACATTTTAAATAATTATTAA
- a CDS encoding DUF6273 domain-containing protein — MTKLLKDLPVGALVKEANTKHNGQVITWQIAVKNYRGYPGNSVTLILKGPIINRGMNDEGYGQFRYSTLRNWLNNNFYRGFSNDFQKNVLNTNLEFGGIKVFIPSKQEYEDFLRNLRLNNSFWARGGQGANNMSFILNSSSLQKFNNAGYKENVYPMINVSNSVKVKDNPVNGAYEIIWNQPPTKPGGFTLPSKIISRTATTISWSRSTDPENDPISYRLERSLDGGAFVQRYKGSLTSYKDTIEEKGHTSVVYRLTAIDSYGNQSPSLTSASVPVSDNTIPSVETASSDLGKITSAFSVSYKVVDPDEGQNWTVTEKLDGKVLKTFSASVGTSYTCKLSASDWQKILNGKHSITIEVKDSEGGRSSKTISFEKAVTKLDFEMEKSSLEPLDKMPERAILSMGAEIPAGASVKVEITNNGLDTNPTWQDCTSQVLGNEKIFFSNKKKTATQWAVNIRVSGDKKTATEVLSISSIGGFYD; from the coding sequence ATGACAAAACTTTTAAAAGACTTGCCTGTGGGGGCTTTGGTAAAAGAAGCAAATACTAAGCATAATGGTCAAGTTATAACATGGCAAATTGCTGTAAAAAACTATAGAGGATATCCAGGAAATTCTGTCACTTTAATTCTTAAAGGACCTATAATTAATAGAGGAATGAATGATGAAGGATATGGACAATTTAGATATTCAACATTAAGAAATTGGTTGAACAATAATTTTTATAGAGGATTTTCAAATGATTTTCAAAAAAATGTTTTAAATACCAATTTAGAATTTGGCGGTATAAAAGTGTTTATACCAAGTAAACAAGAGTATGAAGATTTTTTGCGAAATCTTAGATTGAATAATTCATTTTGGGCTAGAGGTGGACAAGGAGCTAATAATATGTCATTTATATTAAATTCCTCTAGTTTACAGAAATTTAATAATGCTGGTTATAAAGAAAACGTGTATCCTATGATTAACGTTTCTAATAGTGTAAAGGTAAAAGATAACCCAGTAAATGGTGCTTATGAAATCATCTGGAACCAGCCACCTACAAAACCAGGCGGTTTTACCTTACCAAGCAAGATCATATCAAGGACAGCGACCACCATATCATGGTCTAGGTCTACAGATCCAGAAAATGATCCTATATCTTATAGGTTAGAGAGATCGCTTGATGGTGGGGCTTTTGTACAGAGATACAAGGGGTCTTTGACTAGCTACAAGGATACGATCGAAGAGAAAGGGCATACAAGTGTAGTTTATAGGTTGACTGCTATAGACTCATATGGCAACCAATCTCCATCCTTGACCAGTGCCAGCGTGCCTGTATCTGATAATACTATCCCTAGTGTAGAGACCGCCTCTTCTGATTTAGGCAAAATTACATCTGCTTTTTCTGTATCATATAAGGTTGTAGACCCTGATGAGGGACAGAACTGGACTGTGACTGAAAAGCTTGATGGTAAGGTTTTAAAGACTTTTTCTGCTAGTGTGGGTACTTCTTATACTTGTAAACTATCTGCTAGCGATTGGCAAAAGATCTTAAATGGTAAGCATAGTATAACCATAGAGGTCAAGGATTCAGAGGGCGGTAGATCATCCAAGACTATAAGCTTTGAAAAGGCTGTTACCAAACTTGACTTCGAGATGGAAAAGTCCAGTCTTGAGCCTTTAGATAAGATGCCAGAGAGGGCCATCCTTTCTATGGGGGCAGAGATCCCAGCTGGGGCAAGTGTGAAGGTCGAGATCACAAATAATGGGCTGGACACTAACCCTACATGGCAGGATTGCACGAGCCAGGTTTTGGGAAATGAAAAAATTTTCTTTAGTAATAAGAAGAAAACAGCGACTCAATGGGCGGTCAATATCCGTGTAAGTGGTGATAAAAAGACTGCGACTGAGGTTTTGAGTATATCAAGTATAGGAGGTTTCTACGATTAA
- a CDS encoding DUF2634 domain-containing protein produces the protein MTYKHTFEMIGGDIVVDGDLKLVKGQEELRQNIENRLSVNKNEWFLNLGLGLDYADISGKGITDKEIELAIRECCLQDSRIKEVREVKVSRDSRLRTADIDITIIDKEENAIYLKEVVDIG, from the coding sequence ATGACGTACAAGCATACTTTTGAGATGATAGGTGGTGATATAGTTGTCGATGGAGATTTAAAGCTTGTAAAAGGGCAGGAGGAGCTAAGACAAAATATAGAAAATCGCTTGTCGGTAAATAAAAATGAATGGTTTTTAAATCTTGGTCTTGGTCTTGATTATGCGGACATATCTGGAAAAGGTATCACGGATAAAGAGATTGAACTTGCGATTCGTGAGTGTTGTCTGCAAGATTCGAGGATCAAGGAAGTAAGAGAGGTAAAAGTTAGTCGAGATAGCAGGTTAAGGACAGCTGATATTGATATAACAATTATTGATAAAGAAGAAAATGCCATCTACTTGAAGGAGGTGGTTGATATTGGATAA
- a CDS encoding peptidoglycan amidohydrolase family protein, whose product MASIEKMMEYAKSRWHEPKYKLGGGRIGPEASKRSKFEDCSSFVFKAGKVGGFIPETMWNGSTEDLFKMARQGKYLKEIPYKDVRRGDIFVKGREGVSGGAYGHTGIFTRKGEIIHCNYGNNTVTTNNESEGYWYYLDSSKVPVRFFRWVGAVEEKPKAKKSISDLAKEVIDGKWGVGADRQARLQKAGYSYREVQDEVNRQLKSKPVYYVVKAGDSLGAIAKAHGLGLDEVIKMNPQIKNPNLIYKGQKIRIK is encoded by the coding sequence ATGGCAAGTATAGAAAAGATGATGGAGTATGCAAAGAGTCGTTGGCATGAACCTAAGTACAAGCTAGGAGGGGGCAGGATAGGGCCAGAGGCATCTAAGAGGTCAAAGTTCGAGGACTGCTCATCTTTTGTTTTTAAGGCTGGTAAGGTCGGGGGATTTATACCTGAGACCATGTGGAATGGCAGCACTGAGGATCTTTTTAAGATGGCCAGACAAGGAAAATATCTCAAGGAGATACCTTATAAAGATGTAAGACGTGGGGATATTTTTGTAAAAGGTAGAGAGGGTGTATCTGGTGGTGCTTATGGTCATACAGGGATTTTTACCAGGAAAGGTGAGATCATCCACTGCAACTATGGAAATAATACGGTTACCACTAACAATGAAAGCGAAGGCTATTGGTACTACCTTGATAGCTCCAAAGTCCCTGTACGCTTTTTTAGATGGGTTGGAGCTGTAGAAGAAAAGCCAAAGGCTAAGAAATCTATATCTGACCTAGCAAAAGAAGTGATTGATGGCAAGTGGGGTGTGGGTGCTGATAGGCAGGCTAGACTCCAAAAGGCTGGATATAGCTATAGAGAAGTCCAAGACGAAGTCAACCGCCAGCTAAAGTCTAAGCCAGTCTATTATGTAGTCAAGGCTGGAGATAGCCTGGGGGCTATAGCCAAAGCCCATGGGCTAGGTCTGGATGAGGTTATAAAGATGAACCCACAGATTAAAAACCCTAATTTAATCTATAAGGGACAAAAGATCAGGATTAAGTGA
- a CDS encoding AP2 domain-containing protein, with amino-acid sequence MSKRKIKGGDVFGEWTVLKAYSSSGKSLCRCTCGVEKEVYNSNLVRGLSTSCGHAMFDNLKELAYARSDEKVLGKTFGELKVLKRASSTGESMYLCRCSCGKEVEVRGVELLDGKIVSCGHKRAEQKELKDKLVDGTSLYGITQGLSKNNSTGYKGVIYDKKLKKYRAQLTFNYKKINLGLYDTAEEAYQARLAGEEKYFKPILEKYKDKFEK; translated from the coding sequence ATGTCAAAAAGAAAGATTAAAGGTGGGGATGTCTTTGGTGAGTGGACAGTCTTAAAGGCTTACTCTTCTAGTGGTAAGAGCTTATGCAGATGTACTTGTGGGGTTGAAAAAGAGGTTTACAACTCCAATCTTGTAAGGGGGCTATCTACCTCTTGTGGCCATGCTATGTTTGATAATCTCAAGGAATTAGCCTATGCAAGAAGTGACGAAAAGGTGCTAGGCAAGACGTTTGGAGAATTAAAAGTTTTAAAAAGAGCAAGTTCGACTGGTGAATCCATGTACCTATGTAGGTGTAGCTGTGGTAAAGAAGTTGAAGTGAGAGGTGTGGAGCTTTTAGATGGGAAAATTGTATCTTGCGGCCATAAAAGGGCGGAACAAAAAGAGCTTAAGGACAAGCTTGTAGATGGTACAAGCTTATATGGCATTACCCAGGGCTTATCAAAAAATAATTCCACTGGTTATAAGGGTGTGATTTATGATAAGAAATTAAAGAAGTACAGGGCACAATTGACCTTTAATTATAAAAAAATTAATTTAGGATTATATGATACTGCGGAGGAAGCTTACCAAGCTAGACTCGCTGGTGAGGAAAAATATTTTAAGCCTATACTAGAAAAATATAAAGATAAATTTGAGAAATAA
- a CDS encoding LexA family transcriptional regulator — protein sequence MKNLNDKIRSLRKEKGFTQEDVAHRLDMSTSAYGYYEQGKTTPPLAKLRMLAEIYNISISQLTGEPQDTLEFIAQSVSVHTYPYIDNYVSAGSPTTISGMENLPKIQVPDELVGSYAGSNKLFFLKVNGESMNKVIPNDSVIGIIEYDSVYDLKNGDIVVYSTQDNEYAVKYFYRDGNNLIFRPASTNPNYYDTIFDIKDNIKIIGKVVQYSVTL from the coding sequence ATGAAAAATCTAAATGATAAAATTAGATCCCTTAGAAAAGAAAAGGGATTCACACAAGAAGACGTTGCTCACAGATTAGATATGTCTACTAGTGCATACGGATATTATGAGCAAGGAAAGACAACCCCACCACTCGCAAAGCTTAGAATGCTGGCAGAAATATATAACATATCCATCTCCCAGCTTACAGGTGAACCACAGGATACCTTAGAATTCATAGCCCAATCCGTTTCGGTCCACACCTACCCCTACATAGATAACTATGTATCAGCAGGCAGTCCGACCACTATAAGCGGTATGGAAAACCTACCAAAAATCCAAGTACCAGATGAATTGGTAGGATCATACGCAGGTAGCAACAAACTATTTTTTCTAAAAGTCAATGGCGAGTCCATGAACAAAGTTATCCCCAACGACTCAGTTATAGGAATAATTGAGTACGACTCAGTTTACGACCTAAAAAATGGTGATATTGTAGTCTACTCAACCCAGGATAACGAATATGCTGTCAAATACTTTTATAGAGATGGTAATAATCTAATATTTAGACCAGCATCAACAAACCCAAACTACTATGACACAATCTTTGACATAAAAGACAATATAAAAATAATAGGAAAAGTAGTCCAATACTCAGTAACACTATGA
- a CDS encoding phage protein gives MFWIRDIEVLAGGKRFESLGENGLTISFDINFSDGKEPDVSEVVIYNLSDDSINQIKKDGYCIVNAGYKKLGNKGNILSGDIEEVTTTWQGLDKETKIKVTDGGKKWRKAKISKTYKENTKASLIMRDVINIMGYEIVEIKPKKDKVYKLGKTINGFCSDVLKMLVKDTESKMFVNKNRIVIRDQEKGFETGFVLSPESGLIGSPILNKDDTGDKSSDVSTDKEKKENKKEKKTWEVRSLLNPKIETDSLIMIKSKVLDGKYRVIKGKHTKDFETVITVEEA, from the coding sequence ATGTTCTGGATTCGTGATATAGAAGTCCTTGCAGGTGGTAAGAGGTTTGAGAGTCTAGGAGAAAATGGCTTGACTATCAGCTTTGATATAAATTTCTCTGATGGAAAAGAACCTGATGTGTCGGAGGTGGTTATATATAACCTTTCGGATGATAGCATAAACCAGATCAAAAAAGACGGATATTGCATAGTAAATGCAGGCTATAAAAAGCTTGGAAATAAGGGAAATATCTTATCTGGAGATATAGAAGAGGTGACTACCACTTGGCAAGGATTAGATAAAGAGACCAAGATAAAGGTTACTGACGGAGGAAAGAAATGGAGAAAGGCGAAGATTTCAAAGACCTATAAAGAAAATACCAAGGCGAGCCTGATTATGCGTGATGTGATAAACATTATGGGCTATGAGATTGTCGAGATTAAGCCTAAGAAAGACAAGGTATATAAGCTAGGTAAGACAATCAATGGTTTTTGTTCGGATGTCTTGAAAATGCTTGTAAAAGATACGGAAAGCAAGATGTTTGTCAATAAAAATAGGATTGTGATCCGTGATCAGGAAAAGGGCTTTGAGACGGGTTTTGTTTTAAGTCCTGAGTCTGGTCTGATCGGGTCGCCTATTCTTAACAAAGATGATACTGGGGACAAGTCTAGCGATGTATCGACTGATAAGGAGAAAAAGGAAAACAAAAAGGAAAAAAAGACTTGGGAAGTTAGGTCTTTACTCAATCCTAAAATCGAGACTGATTCCTTGATTATGATTAAGAGTAAGGTTTTAGATGGTAAATATAGGGTGATTAAGGGCAAGCATACCAAGGATTTTGAGACAGTTATCACTGTAGAGGAGGCATGA
- a CDS encoding DUF2612 domain-containing protein — protein MYKYEEAFERLPERFRKPNNKKLYYVLYGYGFDEMEKALEGIEDSRDLKKASGKSLDLLGANVGQLRQGEDDERYRLLIQTKIIANLSMGDIPTINHVLNTLIDDKYIGLVEGFRGMREPASFLIDFDGFTNQDLDFLISRVKAAGVAYRTRRTYKQNVFYASTSLAGETVVISEPAPKSPVTVYPAYFGASNVSTYEEVKILDGGFYE, from the coding sequence ATGTATAAGTATGAGGAAGCTTTTGAGAGGTTGCCTGAACGCTTTAGAAAGCCTAACAACAAAAAACTATATTATGTCTTATATGGATATGGTTTCGATGAGATGGAAAAGGCTCTGGAGGGTATCGAGGATAGTCGAGATTTGAAGAAGGCATCGGGTAAGAGTCTTGATTTGCTAGGGGCTAATGTCGGGCAATTAAGACAAGGCGAAGATGATGAGAGATACAGGCTTTTAATCCAGACTAAGATTATAGCTAACCTCTCTATGGGTGATATACCTACTATTAACCATGTCTTAAATACCTTGATTGATGATAAGTATATAGGGCTTGTAGAAGGCTTTAGGGGGATGAGAGAGCCTGCTAGCTTTTTGATAGATTTTGATGGATTTACCAACCAAGATTTAGACTTTTTGATTAGTAGGGTAAAAGCGGCGGGGGTTGCCTATAGGACAAGAAGGACATACAAGCAAAATGTCTTTTATGCCTCAACCAGCCTAGCGGGTGAGACTGTGGTTATATCAGAACCTGCTCCTAAGAGCCCTGTGACGGTGTATCCTGCTTATTTTGGGGCTAGCAATGTTTCGACCTATGAGGAGGTAAAGATTTTAGATGGAGGATTTTATGAGTGA
- a CDS encoding helix-turn-helix domain-containing protein yields MDTICSGLKELRIKNKKTQKEMGEILGTSANMYQKYEYRQVELPVRHAKKLGEHFKFDWWELYED; encoded by the coding sequence ATGGATACAATATGTAGTGGTTTAAAAGAATTAAGGATTAAGAACAAGAAGACTCAAAAGGAGATGGGAGAGATTTTAGGAACTAGTGCTAATATGTATCAAAAGTATGAGTATAGGCAGGTTGAACTTCCTGTAAGGCATGCTAAGAAGTTAGGAGAGCATTTTAAATTTGATTGGTGGGAACTTTATGAAGATTAG
- a CDS encoding baseplate J/gp47 family protein: MDKEIMRISDGKYGVTEYGFRRKLYSEALQERITRAKRVFGVNIDTSETSFLGKFIRNAAWDEAILWEEIEKVYKSAFVGDAEGSNLDGVGQYLTITRRPATRAKGTVKFSGKDDTLIPAGFRVGTADGRIYETIDDGLIKSGEVEISVRSIGAGKKYNANVGEVVEIINPTFGIDKVINLVPIEGGLDIETDQEFRERYKKSYSRGGGSTLPALTAAILDIDDVVDAEIRENTTMETIDGIPPKSVACYVFGGTDDEIADTIYKNKPAGIQAYGEIVKNIEDTKGNRHRIGFTRARTDEIYLKVSLKKGEDYKGDEAVKRAIINYIGGTDDDGIAYNGLKLGKDVILSKVIGSMMCLGGVDDVIVKMGKDKKNLDEKSITIDSRSIARTRPESIEIAYV; this comes from the coding sequence TTGGATAAGGAAATTATGCGTATAAGTGATGGTAAGTATGGAGTCACTGAGTACGGTTTTAGGAGAAAATTATATAGTGAAGCCTTACAGGAGCGAATTACAAGGGCAAAGAGGGTTTTCGGTGTCAATATTGATACATCGGAAACCTCTTTTCTTGGGAAATTTATAAGAAATGCCGCTTGGGATGAGGCTATCCTATGGGAGGAAATCGAAAAGGTCTATAAGTCGGCTTTTGTCGGTGATGCGGAAGGATCTAACCTTGATGGAGTCGGTCAATACCTAACGATCACGAGGAGGCCTGCGACTAGGGCGAAAGGGACTGTAAAATTTAGCGGTAAAGATGATACTTTGATCCCTGCTGGTTTTAGGGTCGGTACTGCTGATGGGCGTATATATGAGACGATCGATGATGGTCTGATAAAATCTGGAGAGGTTGAAATCTCTGTAAGGTCGATCGGTGCTGGCAAGAAATATAATGCCAATGTCGGTGAGGTTGTTGAAATAATCAATCCTACCTTTGGTATAGATAAGGTGATCAACCTTGTACCTATCGAGGGTGGTCTAGATATAGAAACTGACCAAGAATTTAGAGAAAGATATAAAAAATCCTATTCTAGAGGTGGAGGATCTACCCTACCTGCTTTGACTGCTGCAATTTTAGATATAGACGATGTTGTAGATGCGGAAATTAGAGAAAATACAACTATGGAGACCATCGACGGAATACCTCCAAAGTCGGTTGCTTGTTATGTGTTTGGTGGTACGGATGATGAGATAGCGGATACCATATACAAAAATAAACCAGCGGGCATACAAGCTTATGGCGAGATAGTGAAAAATATCGAGGATACCAAGGGAAATAGACATAGGATAGGCTTTACAAGGGCTAGGACTGATGAAATATACCTTAAGGTCAGCCTAAAAAAAGGCGAGGACTATAAAGGAGATGAGGCGGTCAAGCGTGCAATTATAAATTATATAGGTGGTACAGATGATGACGGTATAGCCTATAATGGTTTAAAACTTGGTAAAGATGTGATCTTATCAAAGGTTATAGGGTCTATGATGTGTCTAGGTGGTGTCGATGATGTGATAGTCAAGATGGGAAAAGATAAGAAAAATCTTGATGAGAAATCTATCACCATTGATAGCAGGTCGATAGCACGAACAAGACCAGAAAGTATAGAGATTGCCTATGTATAA